In the genome of Mucisphaera calidilacus, one region contains:
- a CDS encoding ATP-binding protein yields the protein MANSTTLVSDGITALADHHKVHSRSVSLSPALVGLLSEQLYRSPVKALEELVVNSFDAEANSCRLYVPQPTEMVSQSKSAVIAVWDDGFGMDVAGLTELWAIGDSRKRDPDFITEKQIKRKQIGKFGIGKLATYAVCERVTYLSSTASGLFAVTIDYNAFAKASKGTVQDVPLSIVKVPTISDSGFESAINALTDKLGIDSQSLNEPGWTLVLLEKLRRKAQDITQGRLRWVLGTAMPLQADFALYLNRTEILSSKEEYETAINFAIHDLPKQRLKSLTEETGEAWTIKDSILLCETLPKGVGGTVRVYKRPLTGKSDDIIRSHGFFIRVNGRLINEDDPLFGLDPLSHKTFYRFRADLDVNDLDAVLLSSREEVGASDQKRVLDAVMRCVFNEARTQFENSDGKLFGENEHVRESDRLFVAPHLVERPLADVLTPNASAAETSDAGVSWFYLDAATDEDLSEIIGRLYSGERSKYRYDFETRGPNDRLVRFEPKTNRFVLNDSHEFIRAHAEDAGSLRTLKDLVTADMLLEVYMRESGVRSEVIGEILENRDALLRALARDHGFSLASIAGGLRDAAANERDLEVYLVRAVRALGFNAQHVSGAEEPDGVARFISYPEGERKFILEAKSSTKVPSLGAIDFGGLRQHAKDNKCERCLLVAPDYPGGSKQDDAQAAKRADELKVSCWTVENLARVVESAERRHINARDIYKIVDTAFSPDSVCAAVEDLLSDPGGDLSSLYSAIITVLRGLEGKLPDSTRTVSQIAGKVVDIKGFEGVNEDKIRHAIAQMAGASRGALHLSDEDAVINSTSLNELENRLSSHLTEGGNGRSEGLFMESNGTDKG from the coding sequence ATGGCCAACTCTACAACTCTAGTTTCTGATGGTATCACGGCACTCGCTGATCACCACAAAGTTCACAGTAGGTCTGTGTCACTTTCCCCTGCTCTCGTCGGCTTACTCTCGGAGCAGCTATATCGCTCTCCAGTAAAAGCACTAGAAGAACTCGTCGTTAACTCTTTCGATGCTGAAGCGAATAGTTGCAGGCTGTATGTACCACAGCCTACCGAGATGGTCTCGCAGAGTAAGTCTGCTGTAATCGCTGTCTGGGATGATGGCTTTGGGATGGATGTGGCGGGGCTAACCGAGCTCTGGGCTATCGGCGATAGTCGTAAACGCGACCCAGATTTTATCACCGAGAAGCAAATCAAACGCAAGCAAATCGGTAAGTTTGGTATCGGGAAACTCGCGACCTACGCCGTTTGTGAACGAGTCACTTACCTATCGTCAACGGCAAGTGGGCTCTTTGCGGTCACGATTGACTACAACGCCTTCGCCAAAGCAAGTAAGGGCACAGTCCAAGATGTACCTCTGTCTATAGTCAAAGTACCCACAATCTCGGACTCAGGATTTGAGTCTGCAATCAATGCGCTTACTGATAAGCTTGGTATAGACTCACAATCGCTCAATGAGCCCGGCTGGACGCTTGTCCTCCTAGAAAAGCTACGTCGCAAGGCTCAAGACATTACTCAAGGACGACTTCGCTGGGTTCTGGGCACGGCAATGCCATTACAGGCTGACTTCGCGCTCTATCTCAATCGTACAGAAATTCTCAGCAGCAAGGAAGAGTATGAGACAGCAATTAATTTTGCTATACACGATCTTCCAAAACAGCGGCTGAAATCACTTACTGAAGAAACGGGTGAAGCTTGGACTATCAAAGACTCCATACTCCTCTGTGAGACTCTTCCCAAGGGTGTCGGTGGCACAGTTCGCGTCTACAAACGTCCACTGACTGGTAAGAGCGATGATATTATCCGCAGCCATGGTTTTTTTATTCGTGTGAATGGCCGCTTGATCAACGAAGACGATCCCTTATTCGGGCTAGATCCGTTGTCGCACAAGACGTTTTACCGATTTCGCGCCGACCTCGATGTAAACGACTTGGATGCGGTACTCCTCTCTTCGCGAGAAGAGGTTGGAGCATCGGATCAAAAGCGTGTCTTGGATGCCGTTATGCGGTGTGTATTTAACGAGGCACGGACGCAGTTCGAAAATAGTGACGGCAAGCTTTTTGGGGAGAATGAACACGTCCGAGAGTCTGATCGGCTGTTTGTTGCCCCACATTTGGTCGAGAGACCACTTGCAGACGTCCTGACACCGAACGCATCAGCAGCAGAGACGAGTGATGCTGGAGTTTCGTGGTTCTACTTAGATGCGGCAACAGACGAAGACCTCTCTGAGATCATTGGTCGGCTCTATTCTGGTGAGCGATCAAAGTATCGCTATGACTTTGAAACACGAGGACCCAATGATCGCCTTGTTCGCTTTGAACCGAAGACTAACCGCTTTGTCCTCAACGATTCACATGAGTTCATTCGGGCACACGCTGAAGATGCTGGTTCACTCCGAACCCTTAAGGATCTTGTAACCGCAGATATGCTCCTTGAAGTTTATATGCGTGAATCCGGAGTTCGGAGTGAGGTGATCGGAGAGATTTTAGAGAACCGAGATGCGTTGTTGCGAGCGTTAGCTCGTGATCACGGTTTTTCTCTTGCCAGCATCGCTGGCGGGCTGCGCGACGCTGCGGCCAATGAACGAGATCTTGAGGTATACCTTGTCCGAGCAGTCAGGGCTCTCGGATTCAACGCGCAGCATGTGTCCGGTGCAGAGGAACCAGATGGTGTTGCACGGTTCATCAGCTATCCAGAAGGTGAGCGAAAGTTCATCTTAGAGGCAAAATCATCGACGAAAGTTCCTTCACTTGGTGCGATTGACTTTGGTGGTTTGAGACAACACGCCAAGGACAACAAGTGCGAGCGATGTCTTTTAGTAGCGCCCGACTATCCAGGTGGCTCAAAACAGGATGACGCACAGGCGGCAAAGCGTGCAGATGAGTTAAAAGTCTCATGCTGGACGGTCGAAAACCTCGCCAGAGTAGTAGAATCTGCAGAACGTCGCCACATCAACGCCAGAGACATCTACAAGATAGTCGATACTGCTTTCTCTCCAGATTCAGTCTGCGCTGCAGTTGAAGATCTACTCTCTGATCCTGGGGGAGACCTGTCCAGCCTCTACTCTGCAATTATTACAGTACTTCGTGGGCTAGAAGGGAAACTTCCCGATAGCACGCGGACAGTCAGCCAGATCGCAGGGAAGGTTGTCGACATCAAAGGCTTCGAAGGTGTCAATGAGGACAAGATACGCCACGCTATTGCGCAGATGGCCGGAGCATCGCGTGGAGCACTTCATCTCTCTGACGAAGATGCAGTCATCAACTCCACTTCTTTGAATGAGCTCGAAAATCGCTTGTCTTCCCATTTGACTGAAGGAGGAAACGGCCGATCTGAAGGACTATTTATGGAAAGTAATGGCACCGATAAGGGCTGA
- a CDS encoding NAD(P)/FAD-dependent oxidoreductase encodes MANIAIIGAGLAGSAAAKRLREAGHNALLLDKGARPGGRTSTRNINNLSFDHGAQFLTAKTEDFAKTVEQWHHAGVVAPWSARFVDHDGDSLKPSDTPTRWVGTPGMADIVAHLQSGLDARYHATVTRLHRVGMTWQLQTDEGETRNDITHLILAIPCEQAVNLLNTAASPVARQLSDVTSYPCWTLLLAFDQPLNLPFDAARFRNHPALGWVANNSTKPGRPRNGPECWVVQAHPHWSEENLEVDKPQAAEQLMHAFRQLAEESSVPLPDPLSIKAHRWRYAQAKQPLGEPCITDPDHGLIVCGDWMIGQRIEAACLSGAAAAKATLDIIAS; translated from the coding sequence ATGGCCAACATCGCAATCATCGGAGCAGGACTCGCCGGATCCGCCGCAGCCAAACGCCTGCGCGAAGCGGGACACAACGCCCTGCTCCTCGACAAGGGCGCACGCCCCGGCGGCCGAACCTCGACCCGCAACATCAACAACCTCAGCTTCGACCACGGCGCCCAGTTCCTCACCGCCAAGACTGAAGACTTTGCCAAAACTGTCGAACAGTGGCACCACGCAGGCGTCGTCGCGCCCTGGAGCGCGAGATTCGTCGACCACGACGGCGACAGCCTCAAACCCTCCGACACCCCCACGCGATGGGTCGGCACGCCCGGCATGGCCGATATCGTCGCCCACCTCCAAAGCGGACTCGACGCCCGTTACCACGCCACCGTCACCAGGCTCCATCGCGTCGGCATGACCTGGCAACTCCAAACCGACGAGGGCGAGACCCGCAACGACATCACCCACCTCATCCTCGCCATCCCCTGCGAACAGGCCGTGAACCTCCTCAACACCGCCGCCTCCCCCGTCGCCAGGCAACTCAGCGACGTCACCAGCTACCCCTGCTGGACACTCCTGCTCGCCTTCGATCAGCCCCTCAACCTCCCCTTCGACGCAGCACGATTCCGCAACCACCCCGCGCTTGGCTGGGTCGCCAACAACTCCACCAAGCCCGGCCGACCCCGGAACGGCCCCGAGTGCTGGGTCGTCCAGGCCCATCCGCACTGGAGCGAAGAGAACCTCGAGGTCGACAAGCCACAAGCCGCCGAACAACTCATGCACGCGTTCCGACAACTCGCCGAGGAGTCATCCGTCCCCCTCCCCGACCCGCTGAGCATCAAGGCGCACCGCTGGCGCTACGCCCAGGCCAAACAACCCCTCGGCGAACCCTGCATCACGGACCCCGACCACGGCCTGATCGTCTGTGGCGACTGGATGATCGGCCAACGCATCGAAGCCGCCTGCCTCAGCGGAGCCGCCGCCGCCAAGGCCACGCTCGATATCATCGCGTCATGA